The genome window GTTGAATCAGAAGAAAAGACTGCAAGCGGTATTGTGCTTCCAGACTCAGCGAAGGAGAAACCACAGGAAGGTAAGGTTGTTGCTGTAGGAACAGGCCGTGTAACAGATAACGGTGAACGCATCGCTCTAGAAGTGAAAGCAGGCGACCGCGTAATTTTCTCAAAATATTCTGGTACAGAAGTGAAGTTTGAAGGTTCAGAGTACCTTATTCTTCGTGAAAATGACGTACTAGCAGTTATTGGCTAATCGATCTGAACTTATAAGGTCTACTAGTCACTACATAGTAAATGATTCTAGTTTCTTTTAAAAATATAATAAAATGATTTGAATTTCTAAGGAGGTCTTGTAAATGGCTAAAGAAATTAAATTTAGTGAAGAAGCTCGCCGTTCGATGCTTCGTGGTGTTGACTCACTTGCAGATGCAGTAAAGGTAACACTTGGACCAAAAGGTCGTAACGTTGTTCTAGAGAAGAAATTCGGTTCTCCTCTAATCACAAATGATGGTGTTACAATTGCGAAGGAAATCGAACTTGAAGACAAGTTTGAAAATATGGGTGCAAAGCTTGTTGCTGAAGTAGCAAGCAAAACAAATGATGTTGCTGGTGACGGTACAACAACTGCTACAGTTCTAGCTCAAGCGATGATTCGCGAAGGTCTTAAGAACGTAACATCTGGTGCAAACCCAATGGGTATTCGTAAAGGTATCGAAAAAGCGGTTGATACTGCAATCGCAGAATTGAAAGAAATCTCTAAACCAATCGAAGGTAAAGAGTCAATTGCACAAGTAGCATCTATCTCTGCTGCTGATAATGAAGTTGGTCAGCTTATTGCTGAAGCAATGGAGCGCGTAGGTAACGATGGTGTTATCACAATTGAAGAATCTAAAGGGTTCAGTACTGAAATGGAAGTTGTAGAAGGTATGCAATTCGACCGTGGTTACGCTTCTCCATACATGGTAACTGACCAAGATAAGATGGAAGCAATTCTTGAAAATCCTTATATCCTTATTACAGATAAGAAGATTTCAAGCATCCAAGAAGTATTACCTGTTCTTGAGCAAGTTGTTCAACAAGGTAAGCCAATCCTTATCATCTCAGAAGATGTTGAAGGTGAAGCACTTGCTACATTAGTAGTGAACAAACTTCGTGGTACATTTAACGCAGTAGCGGTTAAAGCTCCTGGTTTCGGTGACCGTCGTAAAGCAATGCTTGAAGATATTGCTGTTCTTACTGGTGGTGAAGTGATCACTGAAGATCTAGGTCTTGACCTTAAATCTGCAGATATCACTCAGCTTGGTCGCGCTTCAAAAGTTGTTGTTTCAAAAGAAAACACAACAATTGTTGAAGGTGAAGGCGATGCAGATAAGATTGCAGGTCGCGTGAACCAAATCCGCGCTCAACTTGAAGAAACGACTTCAGAATTTGATGGTGAAAAATTACAAGAGCGTCTTGCGAAACTTTCAGGTGGCGTAGCAGTTATCAAAGTTGGTGCTGCAACTGAAACTGAATTGAAAGAGCGTAAACTTCGTATCGAAGACGCATTGAACTCTACTCGTGCGGCTGTTGAAGAAGGTATCGTATCCGGTGGTGGTACAGCACTTGTAAATGTATACAACAAAGTTGCGGCTATCGAAGCTGATGGTGACGAA of Bacillus solimangrovi contains these proteins:
- the groES gene encoding co-chaperone GroES — protein: MLKPLGDRIVIELVESEEKTASGIVLPDSAKEKPQEGKVVAVGTGRVTDNGERIALEVKAGDRVIFSKYSGTEVKFEGSEYLILRENDVLAVIG
- the groL gene encoding chaperonin GroEL (60 kDa chaperone family; promotes refolding of misfolded polypeptides especially under stressful conditions; forms two stacked rings of heptamers to form a barrel-shaped 14mer; ends can be capped by GroES; misfolded proteins enter the barrel where they are refolded when GroES binds), translated to MAKEIKFSEEARRSMLRGVDSLADAVKVTLGPKGRNVVLEKKFGSPLITNDGVTIAKEIELEDKFENMGAKLVAEVASKTNDVAGDGTTTATVLAQAMIREGLKNVTSGANPMGIRKGIEKAVDTAIAELKEISKPIEGKESIAQVASISAADNEVGQLIAEAMERVGNDGVITIEESKGFSTEMEVVEGMQFDRGYASPYMVTDQDKMEAILENPYILITDKKISSIQEVLPVLEQVVQQGKPILIISEDVEGEALATLVVNKLRGTFNAVAVKAPGFGDRRKAMLEDIAVLTGGEVITEDLGLDLKSADITQLGRASKVVVSKENTTIVEGEGDADKIAGRVNQIRAQLEETTSEFDGEKLQERLAKLSGGVAVIKVGAATETELKERKLRIEDALNSTRAAVEEGIVSGGGTALVNVYNKVAAIEADGDEATGVNIVLRALEEPVRQIAHNAGLEGSIIVERLKGEAIGVGFNAATSEWVNMIDSGIVDPTKVTRSALQNAASVAAMFLTTEAVVADLPEEAGAAGMPDMGAMGGMGGMGGMM